DNA from Tachysurus fulvidraco isolate hzauxx_2018 unplaced genomic scaffold, HZAU_PFXX_2.0 HiC_scaffold_325_np12, whole genome shotgun sequence:
GGTTATGACAGAAtgtgtttttagattttcttatataatacaatatacagCTAGGTATGAGCAACATTAGCAAAGCTTTCACAGTGTTCCATCTGATGGAGCTGCTGAAATTAATTTCAGAATCATGAAGATGCTGCTTGTGACTCTGGCTCTTGCCCTTCTGCTGACCAGTGGTGAGTGACCTGTGCTTCAAGTTCATTTAAAGTCAAGGCCTATTGTCTTGACTCTGAAAATGGTTCAAACTAAAACTTCAACGGATCTTGAAATTAGGAAAGAATGTTAGTTTAAAAATCGAGAAAAAATCTACTAcattttcagtaaaataaacattgtatCTCTAAAACCTTTATTGTGTCTGGTCTCCACAGGTTCTGCCCTTAAATGTCACAAGTGTACTCCTGATGGAAAATGTTCTATTGTAACCTGTACCAGTGGTCAAGACACCTGTGTTGCCACAAGGGTGTTTACCCCCAGTGGTACGTCTAATGTTACACTGaaaga
Protein-coding regions in this window:
- the LOC125140545 gene encoding secreted Ly-6/uPAR domain-containing protein 2-like, whose product is MKMLLVTLALALLLTSGSALKCHKCTPDGKCSIVTCTSGQDTCVATRVFTPSGSFVGKRCLTRAQCLQLQKTNKFPVACCGTDLCNKVVP